From the Salipiger sp. CCB-MM3 genome, the window GGCCCTTTGCTTCGTCGGCGAGCCCCTTCACATCGCGCAGAGAGGCGTTGGTTTCGGCCAGCGTCCGGGTCAGCCCCGAGACCGTCTCGGCGGTGCCGCCGATGGTCGCCACCTGCTCGGTGGTGCGTTCGGCCAGATCGGCGGCAGAACTGCGCAGGCTGCCGGAACGTTCCTCTAGCTCGCCCACCGTGTCCGAGACCGCCCGCATCACCTCGCGCAGGCGGGTGGTGGCGGTGTTGAAATCGGCGCGGATGGCGTCGTACTCCTCGGCCAAAGGCGTGTCGAAGCGCAGGGTCAGGTCGGCGCGGGCGAGTGCGTTCAGCCCTTCGGTCATCAGGTCCACGACCTGCTGGTGGCGGGCATTGAGTTGCGCCTCATCCTCGGCGCGTTTCTCGATCGCGGCGCGCGAGAGTTGCTTGAAGCGATAGATCGACTGCGCCATGCGGCCAATCTCGCCGCGGCTGTTTATGTGCGGCACCCATGCCTCGAACCGGCCTTCGACGAATTCCATCATCACATCGGTGAGGCGGCGCAGCCGGCGGGTGATGAACTCGGTCATCACGGTCGCCATGGCCGCCAGAACAAGCGTTGCCACAAGCGTCAGCGCGCCGGTGATCATCAGTGTGCGCCGCGCAGCCTGGGTGAGCGAGAGCGCCTGTGCCGCGATCTCGGTGTTGAGGTCGGTCTCGACGGCGCGCAGCGCGTCGATCCAAGCGGTGGAGGCGGCAAACCATTGCGGCGCCGTCAGCGTGCCGCGCATGCCGCCATAGGGCAGACCTGCGATGGTCTCGACCATCGGCACCAGCGTCTGCGCCGGGGCGCTGGCCTTCAGATCGCTCAGCATCTGCGGGCGGTCGAGTGTCAGCGCGGCACGTGCCAGAAACGCCTCTTCCTGCGCGATGAGCTTCATGAAGCGCTGGTGCACGGCGGGCGGGAAGATATCCGTGCCAAGGCCGGTCGCCCCCATGGCGCGGGCGAGGCCAGCGCTTTCCTTCGCCATTTCAACCTGTTCGCGCGCTTCCATCAGGGCAGAGCTGGGCGAGGCGTGGGTATTTCCGCGCATCTGCCCGCTGGCATGCATCAACTCGTCGATCAATGCGGTGTAGAAACCCGCGAGTTCAGGAACGCTGAGGGTCAGCCGGTCAATGCCTTGGCGGGTTTGGTCAAGGGTGTCGATCCGCTCTTGCGCGGCGTCCATCGCCACTGCTGCACCGCTTTGGGTTTCCGGCAGGTTGCCCTGCATCCGCGAAAGCGCGGCGTCGGTGTCGGCGCGCTGGGTATCCAGTTCGGCGCTGAAGTTCTTGCCGCGCGAGGCGGTGAAGCCCGCCGAATAGCCGCGCTCTTTCTGAAGTTCGTGTACGAGGTCCGACAGTATCTCGGATTCGGCGGCAATGGCCGCGACCCGCGCCTGATCGTCGGCGCTGTGTTTCAGGCGCAGGATCTCGTGCCCGGCGAAGTAGAGCACGAGCGCAAGAAGCGGGCCGAGCGCGGCGAAAAGAATGAGGCGCAGGCTCATGTCAGCGTTCCATCGTCAGGGCAGTCGCGGCCCATGTGACAGGGGCTGGGTGAAGGCTTGCTGAACGCCGAGGAAGAGCGCGGAAGAAAATGTCTTGGAGTTTATCGGAAATGGAAAAGCCCTGTCCCCGCGGGGACAGGGCAGGGCGCCTTATTGCAGCGCGGTGGTTACCGCCTCTTTGGCGTCGCCGCCGGCCAGCGTGGTCACCCCGTCGAGCCAGCCGTCCAGAACGCCCGGATTGGCCTGCAACCATGCGGTGGCGGCCTCTTCGGCATCGGTACCGTCATTGAGGATCGCGCCCATGATCTCATTCTCCATTTCCAGAGAGAATGACAGGTTTTCCAATAGCTTGCCGACGTTGGGGCACTCTTGTGCATAGCCCGCGCGGGTGTTGGTGTAGACCGTCGCGCCGCCGAAATCGGGGCCGAACCACTCGTCGCCGCCCGACAGGTAGGTCAGCTCGTAATTGGCGTTCATCGGATGCGGCTCCCAGCCGAGGAAGACGATCGGCTCGTCGCGGCCCGAAGCGCGGCCAACCTGCGCCAGCATGCCCTGCTCGGAGCTTTCCTTGACGTCGAACTCCTTGAGGCCGAAGGCGTCGGCCTCGATCATGTCGAGGATCAGCCGGTTGCCGTCATTGCCCGGCTCGATGCCATAGATGGTCTCGTCCAGCTCATCGGCATGGGCGGCGATGTCGGCGAAATCCTTGATCCCGAGCGCAGCCCCGGCGGCATTGGTGGCCAGCGTGTATTTCGCGCCTTCGAGGTTGGCGCGCAGGGTCTCGACGCTGCCTTTCTCGCGGTAGGGCGCGATGTCGGCCTCCATCGTGGGCATCCAGTTGCCGAGGAACACATCCACATCGCCGCGGTCCATCGAAGTATAGGTGACGGGCACCGAGAGCACATTGACGTCGGTGTCATAGCCAAGCGCGCCCAGAACCACGGTGGTGGCGGCAGTGGTGGCAGTGATGTCGGTCCAACCGACATCGGCGAAGGTGACGCTGTCGCAATCGGCCTGAGCCGTCCCTGCGGCGGCCAGCGCGGCGATCAGCGCGAGGCGGGAAATGGTCATGGTAGCTCCCCTGTTGATTTTGTGGCGCAAGTAAGCGCGCATCCTCGGATTTTTGCAACCGGATGCGGCGGCAAGCCCTCTCGCCTTTGCCGTGTGGGCTGTGGCACTGTGGGCGCAAACAACGACCCGGAGACAGGCATGGCAGAGCTCGAGACAAAGATTGCACAGGGGCGCGGCGACGCGGCGGCGGATCTGGTGCTGAAGGGCGGGCGTATCCTCGATCTGATCACCGGCGAGTTGATCGCGGGGGATGTGGCGATCTGCGGCGACACGATCGTTGGCGTCTATGAGAGCTACGAGGGCACGCGCGAGATCGACGTGAAGGGCGCGATCCTCGTGCCCGGCTTCATCGACACGCATCTGCACATCGAAAGCTCGCTGGTCACGCCCTTCGAGTTCGACCGCTGCGTGACGCCGCGCGGGGTGACCACGGCGATCTGCGATCCGCATGAGATCGCCAATGTGATCGGCGCGGCAGGGGTCCGGTATTTTCAGCAGGCCTCGGCGCATACGCTCATGGACATCCGGGTGCAGCTGTCGTCCTGCGTGCCTTCGACCCACATGGAGACCGCCGGGGCGGAACTGCTGGCCGAGGATATTGCCGAGCTGATGGGCCATCCTTCGGGCATCGGGCTGGCGGAGTTCATGAATTACCCCGGCGTGATCTTCCGCGACCCCGAGGCGATGAAGAAGCTGCGGCTCTTCGAGGGCGGGCACATTGACGGGCATTGCCCGCTGCTCTCGGGGCGCGATCTCAACGCTTATGTGGCGGCGGGCATCCGCACCGAGCATGAG encodes:
- a CDS encoding methyl-accepting chemotaxis protein; this encodes MSLRLILFAALGPLLALVLYFAGHEILRLKHSADDQARVAAIAAESEILSDLVHELQKERGYSAGFTASRGKNFSAELDTQRADTDAALSRMQGNLPETQSGAAVAMDAAQERIDTLDQTRQGIDRLTLSVPELAGFYTALIDELMHASGQMRGNTHASPSSALMEAREQVEMAKESAGLARAMGATGLGTDIFPPAVHQRFMKLIAQEEAFLARAALTLDRPQMLSDLKASAPAQTLVPMVETIAGLPYGGMRGTLTAPQWFAASTAWIDALRAVETDLNTEIAAQALSLTQAARRTLMITGALTLVATLVLAAMATVMTEFITRRLRRLTDVMMEFVEGRFEAWVPHINSRGEIGRMAQSIYRFKQLSRAAIEKRAEDEAQLNARHQQVVDLMTEGLNALARADLTLRFDTPLAEEYDAIRADFNTATTRLREVMRAVSDTVGELEERSGSLRSSAADLAERTTEQVATIGGTAETVSGLTRTLAETNASLRDVKGLADEAKGRADRSGEVVRNAVAAMDRIAESSGRIAQITAVIEDISFQTNLLALNAGVEAARAGEFGKGFAVVAMEVQGLASRSADAALEIKGLIEESAREVSGGVNLVGETGEALQAILEQILRVDEVLSSVSAAAEAQSRELQGVNDATARLRDLTSQNTAVADASRDASTELAEGAQRLAALVAEFDLGAPQATQARSQAA
- the choX gene encoding choline ABC transporter substrate-binding protein, translated to MTISRLALIAALAAAGTAQADCDSVTFADVGWTDITATTAATTVVLGALGYDTDVNVLSVPVTYTSMDRGDVDVFLGNWMPTMEADIAPYREKGSVETLRANLEGAKYTLATNAAGAALGIKDFADIAAHADELDETIYGIEPGNDGNRLILDMIEADAFGLKEFDVKESSEQGMLAQVGRASGRDEPIVFLGWEPHPMNANYELTYLSGGDEWFGPDFGGATVYTNTRAGYAQECPNVGKLLENLSFSLEMENEIMGAILNDGTDAEEAATAWLQANPGVLDGWLDGVTTLAGGDAKEAVTTALQ